Proteins from a genomic interval of Chionomys nivalis chromosome 7, mChiNiv1.1, whole genome shotgun sequence:
- the Dynll2 gene encoding dynein light chain 2, cytoplasmic — MSDRKAVIKNADMSEDMQQDAVDCATQAMEKYNIEKDIAAYIKKEFDKKYNPTWHCIVGRNFGSYVTHETKHFIYFYLGQVAILLFKSG, encoded by the exons ATGTCTGACCGCAAGGCAGTGATCAAGAACGCAGACATGTCTGAGGACATGCAGCAGGATGCCGTTGACTGCGCCACACAGGCCATGGAGAAATACAACATAGAGAAGGACATTGCTGCCTATATCAAGAAG gAATTTGACAAGAAATATAACCCTACCTGGCACTGTATCGTGGGCCGGAATTTCGGCAGCTATGTCACACACGAGACGAAGCACTTCATCTATTTTTACTTGGGTCAAGTTGCAATCCTCCTCTTCAAGTCAGGCTAG